The Paenibacillus amylolyticus genome contains the following window.
TAACACTATTACATAGCTCGGGGAGAGCGTGAAGGTTATCTTCCCGGAAGAAGAGGAGCCCATGGTTGAAAAACAATCGCAAGATGGAGTGCAGACACCAGGCGCAGTATTTTTCATTTTTGGAGCAACGGGTGATTTGGCCCGCCGGAAGCTTTTTCCGGCTATTTACAGTCTTTACCGCGAGGGCAAGCTTGCCGAAGATTTTGCGGTTATTGGCGTAGCACGGCGTCCGAGATCCCAGAAGAATTCCGGGAAGACATCTATGAATCCATTAAAGAGTTCTGTCGCTATCCAGCGGGAGAACCTGATGCGTGGAACGCTTTTGTCGAGCATTTTGAATACAAGGCACTGGATATCAATAATGTGGACGGATTCAAAGAGCTGCGTGCGCAGACGGAGCATCTGGAATCGAAGTTTAATACACCGGGGAATCGACTGTTCTATCTGGCACTGGCACCGGAGCTGTTTGGCAGTGTCTCGTACAGCTTGCGGGACGGGGGTATGCTGGAAAGTCAGGGCTGGAACCGTTTGGTGATTGAAAAACCATTTGGTTATGATCTGCAATCGGCTGAACATCTGAATGAGCAGATCCGTGAAGTATTCCGTGAAGAGGAAATGTATCGGATTGACCATTATCTGGGCAAGGAAATGGTGCAAAATATCGAAGTGATCCGCTTCGGGAATGCATTTTTCGAACCCCTTTGGAATAATAAACATATTGCCAACGTCCAGATTACGCTGGGTGAGACGGTAGGTGTGGAAGAACGTGGTGGATATTATGATCACTCCGGTGCACTGCGTGACATGGGACAGAATCATATGCTTCAGATGCTGACGATGATTGCGATGGAACCGCCAAGTCGCCTATTCCCGGAAGATATTCGGGACGAGAAGGTGAAGGTATTGCGCTCATTGCGGGCTTTTACTTCGGATGAGGAAGTCAGCAGCAACGTTGTGCGGGGACAATATACCGAGGGAGAGTACCATGGCAAGCAGCTTCCGGGGTATCGTCAGGAAGATAAGGTTGACCCACAGTCGAATACGGAAACTTATTTTGCGGCACGTGTATTTGTGGATAATTTCCGTTGGGCGGGTGTTCCATTCTACATTCGGACAGGCAAGCGTTTACCCGTAAAAACGACCGAGATCGTAGTGGAGTTCAAGTCGATGCCGAACAATGTGTACCTTGGGAAAAAATATACATTGGAACCCAATCTGCTGGTCATTCGGGTGAACCCGATGGAAGGCATATATATCAAAATCAATGCAAAGAAACCGGGCTCGGATTCCGAGATTCAGCCGCTCGCGATGGATTTCTGTCAGAGCTGCATGATCGGTATCAACTCGCCTGAAGCGTATGAACGTCTGCTGCACGATGCAGCGGAGGGGGATTCTACGTACTTTACCCGTTGGGATGAAGTGGCGACAGCCTGGTCTTTCGTAGATCGAATCGCTGCAGCCTGGGGCAAGAATCAGGGTGAGTTACACTCGTACCCGGCAGGAACCTGGGGACCAGAGGCAACAGACAAGCTGCTGGAGCAGGACGGATTCCACTGGTGGCCGGTGAATGGTCAGGACGAGGATAGCGTGATCTGGCAAGTGAATGGTTAAGGTAAGTGCATTAACAACATACACAACATGAATGAGCCTGGGGATATCGCAGTTTGCAATGTCCCCAGGCTTTTTAGCGTACAAAAGGTAGGCATCCATCATAAGGAAATAAGTAATTTAAATTAAGTTGTTGACAAAAAGTAAGTATGTAACTTATACTCAACACATGAGTTAAAGAGTTACGCAAATGACAAACTTCATCCGGGCCAAAGATTCGGATAAGTTATCATTCATGAGATAAAATGTAAACTAGTTGAAGGGGTTTGCGTCACAGAGAATCATGAAAAAATGTGCATAATATCTTTAATCTGAGAATACTATTTTGTATATATTGAATGGAGGAAAAAGAAAATGATGTTAGATTTAGGGTTGTTGTTGATTCGTTTGGTGATTGGATTGTCGTTCATGGCGCACGGGGCTCAAAAGCTGTTTGGCTGGTTCGGAGGTTACGGAATCAAAGGTACAGGCGGCTGGTTTGAATCCATGGGTATGAAGCCTGGCGCGTTGGTGGCGTTACTGGCTGGACTCGCGGAATTTGGTGGCGGATTGCTGCTGGCGCTGGGTCTGCTCACACCGGTAGGCGGCATTCTGATTGCATTGACGATGGTCATTGCGATTGTGAAAGTCCATGGTGCGAACGGTTACTGGTCCACACAGAACGGATTCGAATATAATCTTGCGATTCTGGTGATTGGTGTAGCACTGGCTCTGACGGGTGGCGGACAGTACGCGCTGGATGCATTGATTTTCTAAACCCGATAAACAAAAAATGAATGAGGAGTGCCTGGATGCCATAATTATGGCTGAAGGGTGCTTTTTTTTGCAAATGAAAAGAGAAGAATCTGCGGTAGTAATCGGTTATTTTCGGTACAGATTATGGTACAATAGGAGAGTTGGGTTAAGAAGCAGTTCACGGTATGAATGAAAGCACAGATTTTGAGGAGGATGAACTCCATTGTAAATGTGTAAAATTAATCTAGTGTATGAAAACCTCGTATGTAAAATGACCAGTGTACAATCAACCGGCCTCGCCGGATTGCATAAAGATTGAAGGATGGACCGGCCATGCCGGATTAACGTGAATGAACGGACGAAAGGGATTAAACCTATGAGCAAAGCTGCAAATAATATTCTTCAACAGGAAGTGGACAAACGCCGGACGTTTGCCATTATCTCTCACCCGGATGCGGGTAAAACGACATTAACTGAGAAACTGTTGCTGTTCGGGGGCGCGATTCGCCTTGCGGGAACGGTAAAAGCTCGGAAAGCCAGCAAACACGCAACAAGTGACTGGATGGAAATTGAGAAACAACGGGGGATCTCGGTTACTTCTTCCGTAATGCAATTTGATTACCTGAACCATCGCGTTAACATTCTGGATACACCGGGTCACCAGGATTTCAGTGAAGATACGTATCGTACACTGACGGCTGCCGACAGCGCGGTGATGTTGATCGACGTGGCAAAAGGTGTCGAGGCACAAACCATTAAATTGTTCCAGGTGTGTGCGAAGCGTGGCATTCCAATCTTTACGTTTATCAACAAACTCGACCGTGAGGGTAAAAGCCCGTTTGACCTGATGGAAGAACTTGAAAATGTACTGGGTATTCGTTCGGTTCCAATGAACTGGCCTATTGGTACAGGTCGCGAACTATGCGGTGTCTATGACCGGATGAAAAATCAGGTGGAGTTGTTCCAAGGGACGATCACTCGACCATTAAAGTTCAGAAAGTAGACGGTTATACAGATCCCATTATCCGTGAGATGGCAGGAGAATATCTGCATGATCAGTTAATTCAGGATCTGGAGCTTTTGGACGTTGCGGGAGATCCATTTGATATGGAGAAAGTTCAACGCGGCGAATTGACGCCTATTTTCTTCGGTAGTGCGATTAACAATTTTGGTGTGCAGACTTTTCTGGAGAACTTCCTGGAACTGGCACCGAAGCCTGAACCACGTCGCAGTACGGCAGGAGAAATCCAGCCAACGAATGAGAAATTCAGCGGTTATGTATTCAAGATTCAAGCAAACATGAACCCGGCACACCGGGATCGTATTGCGTTCCTGCGTATTGTATCAGGCAAGTTCCAACGTGGAATGAGTGTGAAGCATACCCGTGTAGGCAAAGAGATCAAGCTGTCACAGCCACAGCAATTCCTGGCACAAGACCGGGATATTGTCGAAGAGGCATATGCCGGCGATATTATCGGTTTGTTCGATCCAGGTATCTTCCGGATTGGCGATTCATTGAGCCAAGGCAGCGAGGTTGTCTTTGAGGAGCTGCCAACGTTCTCGCCAGAGATTTTCGCTAAAGTTACTGTGAAAAATGCGTTAAAACATAAACAGTACCAAAAAGGAATTGACCAGTTGACGGAGGAAGGAACCATTCAGGTGTTCCAGACAGCAAGTTTCGACGAGACGATTCTCGGCGTAATTGGTCAACTGCAGTTCGAGGTATTTGAATACCGGATGAAAGGCGAGTATGGGGTAGACGTGCAATTACAGCGAATGCCTTATCAGTTCGCTCGCTGGATCGTGGACGAGAATCTGGACCCAAGCAAATTCCGGATTAACTCCGCGCTTGTGAAAGATAAAAAGGGCAATTATGTCGTGCTCTTCGAAAATGAGTACGCCATGAGAACGGCTATGGATAAAAATCCTACAGCTAAGTTCCTGGAGACTGCGCCTTAAGTAAGGCCGACATATTCCTCGGGAACTATGAATGGGTTAGTTGAATGTGACAAGTTCATGTGATGAAATAGAGCTTGTTAAAAATAAGATCCTCCGCCGATTGGCGGAGGGATCTATTGCTATACACCTTACCTCAAGGCGGGTATGATCCAGCCGAATAAGGGAAAGCTTTCTTTTGCAGACAGAACAAACGGTGTGATGGTTACCTTACCCTCCAATGCTTCGATTAGCGAAGCGGTTGAACGGGAATGGTGTGCAGATGCTCCTGCGCGATTTGAATGAGTTCTTCCTGCTTGGCAGGTTCCGTGTTCTTCCAGATCATCTCGAAAATGGCGCCAAGTCCAGGTAATGCAGCTTCCGGTCCATCGACTGAACCTTCAATCATCTCCCGGAGCTGATCATCACTCTTGTCATGAACTTTATGAACAATCGCTTCACGCAGGCTTAATGTAATGGGCATCGCAATTCCCTCCTCGTATATTCGGCTGCTCTTATACTGTTCCCTGGGAAGCGCGAGCGCATTCAAGTTTATCGGGCTTTGTGGTATACTACGAAGGATTATTTACGTTAGCATGGGTATCCGTAATGATGCGTCATGCTGAAGTGCAGCGGGAGGTTAAGACCCTAATGGCCAAGAAACAGTATGCCGTCATTGGCATGGGACGGTTCGGATCAAGTGTTGCCAATGCACTGAGCGGTATGGGATTCGACGTGCTGGCAATTGATGCGGACGAGCAGCGGACGCAGGAAATGTCCAATGTGGTGACTCATGCGGTATCGGCAGATTCAACAGATGAAGAAGCGCTGCGTGCGCTGGGCATACGAAATTTCGACGTTGTCGTTGTGGCAATTGGTGAAGATATACAGGCGAGTATTCTGACAACCTTGATATTGAAAGATATGGGTGTACCGGTGCTAATCGTAAAGGCTCAAAATGAGCTTCATGGTAAGGTGCTGCAGAAGATTGGAGCAGACAAGGTGATCTATCCTGAGCGGGATATGGGATTACGCGTAGCCCATCATCTGACCTCGCCAAATATACTGGATTACATTGAGTTATCTGAGGATTACAGCATTCTGGAGATGAGAGCTTCCGAGCAAATGATCGGTAAAAACCTGATGGAATTAAACATCCGTGCACGTTTTGGATGCAACGTCATGGCGATTCGTAGTGGGAACTCGATGAACATCTCGCCGTACGCGGAGGACCGGATCGAAGCTGGAGATGTGCTGGTCATTGTGGGTCACAAGGATCATCTGACGAAAATGGAACTTGCATATCCGAAGTGATGGATGCAGATGGGAAGGATGGAAAGATGGATATTGTATCACCGCAAAATACCCGTGTAAAAGAATGGGCACAGCTGCTGGAGAAAAGCATCGTACCCGTCAACATAAATATATGATTGAGGGTATTCATCTGGTGCAGGAAGCATTGCGCGCCGGAGCAGATCTGGAATGTATTGTGTATGACGGAGAGCAAGGCGTACCTAGCGAACTGGCCGGGCTTGAGAACCCGCTGCAGCGTGTGGAGTGGGTCAGTGTATCTCCTGCAGTTATCGCCAAATGTACGGATACGATGACACCCCAGCCTGTATTTGCAATTGTGCGTAAAGGCAGTGAGCCACTGGAAAGCCTCATTGCAGGAGCCCGCGGGCTTGTCGTGGTACTGGATGGAGTGCAGGACCCAGGAAATGTGGGGACGATTATCCGTAGTGCGGATGCAGCTGGAGCGGCGGGGGTCGTACTTGGCGCGGGCTGTGCTGATGTGTATAACCCCAAGACGATTCGCTCGACGATGGGGTCATTGTTTCATTTGCCCATTGTGGAGGGCCAGTTGGAATCCTTGCTTCCCGAAGCGAAGGCTGCTGGCGTGAAGCTGGTAAGTACTTCTTTGCAGGCAGAGCATTCATGTTACAGTTATGATTTTACGCAGTCCGTATGGCTTGTCATTGGTAACGAAGGCAAAGGCATCTCGGATGCTACAGCACGCTTGGTGGATGATGCGATTACAATTCCGATGCAGGGACAGGCAGAGTCGCTTAACGCCGCAATGGCGGCAACGATTCTGTTGTTTGAGGCGATGAGGCAGCGGATGGTGTAGGTATTAAATAACTCACATTTTCTGAAAAACGTATAGTAGACTGGATGCTGGTTGAGGATTGATTTAACCAATTTCCAGTCTTTTTTATTCTCATTCAAGGACTTTCGTCCCTTTTACGACAAACATACACAAAAGCAGGCGGGAAGCTGAAGGGTTCAAATTGAATTTTTTCAATCTCAAATAACTCAGCTAATTGTTTCTTCATATGAAGTGAGTACTGGTACAAAACTAATATGCCTCCAGGTCGCAGCGCTGTATGGATCTGTGACAGGATATTTTGTCTCATTTCTCTGGAAAAATTAAAGAAGGGCAGTCCGCAAATGATACTATCCAATTGTTGCACATGTTCCTGATTGATTCTTTTTAACAGATAGGATGCATTCGAATGAAACATGAATTCAGGATATGTTCTCTTCAGATTACTTCTCATTTTGGGGTCTCTCTCAAATAAAAACACGGTTGCTGAGTTCGGTAAATGTGCTTTAATGAGACGTGTGACAGCGCCTGTTCCTGGCCCCAGCTCAGCAATGCTTCTAACCTCATCCCATCCTACAGACTGCACGATTCTACGGGCTAGAAATTTGGAACTGGGCAGGACACTGCCTACTCGTTTGGGATTCCTCAGAAATCCTTGCAGGAAAAGAAATGGTTCGGGTGTTTTCATCGTGGTGTCCTCCATGGTTAAATGCATTGATGGTTCACTTGATGTTGGAAGGTAAGCTTAGTTGGAAGATAAATACGTTAAGTGTATGTTGTAGTGTTAGAGTCCCCTGGTGTAACTCCGCAATGTTCCTTGCAATAGAAAGACCCAGACCCGATCCTGATTGAATGCCTTCGCTATTCCTCGAATAATCCACCTTATAAAAGCGATCAAACAGTCTGTTTTTTTGTTCTATTGTAAGTGGCATGCCTTTATTCTCTACTTCAATGGTAACGTGATTATGCCTCACATTCATTCGAACATGAATCGTACCCGGTTTAAAGGAATACTTCAGTGCATTCATGAGAAGATTGTCGATGGCTCGTGCAATTTTATCGCTATCCAAGGAGACCATGATTGGAGCATCACCGAGTTTTCTCAATATGAACCCCATTCTCCTGAGCTAAAGGCTCGAATTCAAACAACAATTGATCCAATAGCTGACATAGGTCAACCTCTTTCAAATCCAATTGGGTGTTCACTGCGTTAAGACGTGTGTATTCAAATAAATCATCAAGTAACTTCTTCAAATGCGTTGCTTTGTTATGGGTATTCTGGATGAAGCGGTCATACTCAGCTTTGTCTTGAAATGATTCTGATTTGAGAAGTTCAATATATCCAATTATGCTGGTAAGCGGTGTACGCAGGTCATGCGAGATGCCCGTGATCATGTCCATCTTGGACTTCTCCAATTCACGCTCCTTGCTCATCTGTATCTGCAACTGTTCAGTCATATAATTAATGTTGGAAGCAACCCGGCCCAGTTCATCTTGCCGAACTACAGGTACCCTGTAGTTTAAATTACCTTCAGATATGACTTGAAGCCCCTGCTCCAGTGAAATGATGTCTCTTACAATTTTTCGTGTGGAACCCAAAAAAGTAAGCGTAAAGATGAAGATAAATATAGGTGTCAGTATATAAGGGAAGTAGTTAAGAATCCAGCTCCACTCCAAACCTTCACTAATTTTTGCCACAATCGTAATAAGGATATTATTGATGATCACTGATGCGACAATTGAAATTACAAAACTGATCACCATTCGATTGAGGATATGGATCTGTATTTTTTTCGTTTGCTTGGATTGCTGTAATCGTTTAATCAATTTTATAACCTACTCCCCATACCGTTTTAATATACTGAGGTTCTCGTGGAGTCAATTCCAGCTTTTCCCGCAGATTACGAATATGAACCATCACCGTATTATCCGAATACCCGTAAGGTTCTTTCCATACAGTTTCGTAAATCTTCTCGGAGCTGAATACTTGTCCGGGATGACTCGCAAGTAACACCAGAATGGAGAACTCCAGAGGGGTCAGTGAAATGTCATTCTCTTTTAACTTTACTGAATGTTTGCTTGTATCAATGACAAGGTCCTTAATGAGGATCAGTGAACTCGATTCCGGTTTCCCGATCAATGTTTGACGTCGGAGCTGAGCCTTAACGCGAGCCAGTAATTCTAACGGATTAAAGGGCTTGACCATGTAATCGTCGGCCCCTGTAGTCAGGCCTGTAATTTTATCAATATCTTCTTCCTTGGCGGATAACATAATAATTGGAGTGGTCGATACTTCTCTTATTTTGAAGCAGGCTTTGATGCCGTCCATAATGGGCATCATGACGTCCAATATGACGAGTTGGACCGGTGTTGTATTGATAATATTTAGCGCTTCTTCACCATTGGATGCTTCAATGACCTGATATCCTTCGTTACGTAAATAGACATGAATGACATCACGGATATCGGGTTCATCATCAACAACAAGAATGGTACTCATGATTCAACACTCCTTTTATCATCTGCTTTAAATTAAATTTATAATTCTTATAAATAAGATAACATCAGTGTAAACGATAGCCAGGAATGTTTAAATTGTTTCCTTTTTGCGACAGACATAAACGAACGCAGGTGGGATATTCAGAGGCACTAATTCTATTTTTTCGATGATAAAGTGTTCGGATAATAATTTTTTCATTTGAAGTGAATATTGAAAGGCGATGAATAATCCTCCGGGTTTGAGTGCCTTATGGATCTGCTCTACCAACGTATTTCTTAATTCAGGCTCAAAGTTAAAGAAGGGCAACCCGCTAAAAATGTAATCCAATTGCTGAACGCCTTCTTGATTCATGGATTCTACCAATCGAGCCGCGTCTGGATAACAGGAGAACTCCGGGTATGCTGTCTGAAGATTATTTCTCATTGTATCGTTCATCTCAAACAATAGGACTTTGGTGGAGTCCTGCACCTGCTGTTGAATATAACGAGTGATCGGCCCTGTACCCGATCCGAGTTCGGCAACTGCTTTTGCCTCCAGCCAAGAGGCTTGATTCACCATTTTGTTGGCGAGAAACCGGGAACTGGGAATGATGCTGCCAACATGTTGGGGCATTGAAGAAAGCTTTTCAGAAATAATAATGGTTGATTGGAATTCATGTGTGTGGTTCCTCCGTATATGTGATGGTGTGTTAGCAAAACCAGTTAGAAATGTAATAATTGAAGCGTGGATAAGATGGGACCGCCGAAGTAGATTCCCGCTGTAAAATACGTTATGGTCCATAACAAAGCACTGGAATATGAGATGAGAGCAAATTTTGGATACTGCACGCCGCTCATTCCAATAAGCAAAGGGAGAACATATCGCACAATTGGAATGAACAAACCGATGCACATGGCCCATTGGCCACTCTTATTCAGAATCAGTTCAGCTTTGACGAAGTGTTTATGATGTTGAAATCTGTGCTTTATCTTGATTCCAAATAACTTTCCTGCAAAATAGGCCAAGGTAATGGCCGTTAATAGTCCTGATAAAATACAGAAATATGTGATCCACGAATTGATAACTCCCGTGTGGCTTAAAATGGCACCGCTGATAATCGTGATCTCATTCGGAATGGGAATGCCAAAAGGCCCTAATGAGAAGGCAAAATAAAAAATCAGATATCCATACTGATGAAGCAGCTCCAAGATCGTATTACTGATCATTGTTTTGCCTCCTCTCTTGTTGATATTGCAATCTTAATGAAAAAAACTAAGGAATTAATGAGTATAAATCTGAAGAAAATCTAAAGAATACATAAGTAAAGCTAAACAACTAAATTTAAGAGAAAAAGCCTTGCCCATGTACTGGCAAGACTTGAACAGGTGGATATATTCAGGGGGCAATTGGCGCTGTCACGACGATCGTGTTGTTCCCATGATTTCATCTTAGCGTGCCACATTGCAGCTTAATCATAATCGAGTCGATTTAACACGGGATGAGAAAGAATGAATGGTTGATCCAACCAATTGGTAAGAAAGTTCTCCAACCAGGATGCCACCTGCAATATCTACGATGACATGTTGTTTAACCAGTACGGTAGACACGATGATTAGAATCGAGAAGGTGGAAGTCATCGCCCATATCGCTCGTCCAAATAAACGCGTTCCTCTAAGAATCAGGTAACTCGTGAGTACGTGAATACTTGGAAAACAGTTGTAGGGTTGATCGTTACGGTAAATGTAATCAACCATCGCGAAAAGAACTCCTTTCTCCCCGGATATTCGGGCGCTCAATCGCTGTCTGGAACAGAGCAAAGAAGAGGTATGAGATTACCAGACCGCTGCAAAGTGCAATGAGCGTTTGAACATAGGTTCGCTTGTCCTTAAAAGCAAGTGCAATTAGTGCTCCTGTAATGAACGGGTACCATAATACATAAGGGATGATAAATATCGGGACAAAAGGGATCATGGAATCGAGGGGCGTTGCAAGACTATAGACATGATCCCCAGGGCGATTTAGTACACCGTAGAAAATATTTAAGACCGGGACGGCTGCAAGCCAAAGTAAGGAAATCCAAGCTGATTTGGTAGATGAAGGACTGGAAAGCTTCAAATGCTCAACTCCTATACGGATTTATCAATGCAACCATAGTAGAGATAAACTCTGAAGAACTTGTGAGGGATTTTCTAAAGAAATTCTGAATATCAAGTGAAATGAGCCTTGAAAAGGAGTGATGTGGACAGATGACATAAAGAAGAGCCGAGACGTCATCATGACGACTCAGTTCTTTTTTTAATTCCAATGAGAACACACTTTTCGGCAGATTACTGTGCTCATAGAAAAAATAAACGTAGCTGTATATGAACAAGTGTAGAATTACAAAGTTATGGTGATGGACAAGGATGGAAGTATCCATAACCCTATTTGAAACGATTGTAGCTCAATGTGCGTTGAGTCGGGAGACTATTTCTTCCCCTGTACCTTCAGCCGATATTGATGCGGTGTAGAGCCTGTGGCATTACGGAATACTTTACAAAAGTAGGAGGGACTCGTCATACCAACACGGTGACCGATTTCGGGAACGGTGAGTGAGGAACTTGTGAGTAGCACGCAGGCATGACGAATGCGGGTGGCTTGAGCATAAGCAATGATGGTGGTGCCGGTCGCTTTTTTGAATACATGAGACAGATGATAGGGAGACAGGTGAAGTGCGTCTGCGATTTGCTCCAAACGGAAAGGTTCCTGGTAATGCTGTTCAATCCACTTCATGATGGCTTTGGCGTGAGGGTGAAGTACATTGGGGCTGGATGGGGTGCTTACATGGGAATATCCAGTTTCAACTTCTTTCCATAAGTAGCGAAGTTGCGTAAGTGAATCAAGTAGAAAGAGACAGGTATCCTCACCAGTTTCATAAGGCAGTAGTTCTGGATAGCTTTTATCGAATTGTTCCATTCGTTGAATGAGTAAGGAAGTGGCAGCAAGTCGG
Protein-coding sequences here:
- a CDS encoding ATP-binding protein codes for the protein MRKLGDAPIMVSLDSDKIARAIDNLLMNALKYSFKPGTIHVRMNVRHNHVTIEVENKGMPLTIEQKNRLFDRFYKVDYSRNSEGIQSGSGLGLSIARNIAELHQGTLTLQHTLNVFIFQLSLPSNIK
- the sspI gene encoding small acid-soluble spore protein SspI, whose protein sequence is MPITLSLREAIVHKVHDKSDDQLREMIEGSVDGPEAALPGLGAIFEMIWKNTEPAKQEELIQIAQEHLHTIPVQPLR
- a CDS encoding AraC family transcriptional regulator, whose product is MMSIILGEQFKLTCRRCTSNTTFREVFHAHSQMEITYIHEGYGQLITEGQIFSLEPGMLLIFRPFQLHHIQIQVSSQRPFIRNVLMFELDLLKAHWSHFLATHLFIHDLLGEPSPIQPIRLAATSLLIQRMEQFDKSYPELLPYETGEDTCLFLLDSLTQLRYLWKEVETGYSHVSTPSSPNVLHPHAKAIMKWIEQHYQEPFRLEQIADALHLSPYHLSHVFKKATGTTIIAYAQATRIRHACVLLTSSSLTVPEIGHRVGMTSPSYFCKVFRNATGSTPHQYRLKVQGKK
- a CDS encoding TrkA family potassium uptake protein, translating into MRHAEVQREVKTLMAKKQYAVIGMGRFGSSVANALSGMGFDVLAIDADEQRTQEMSNVVTHAVSADSTDEEALRALGIRNFDVVVVAIGEDIQASILTTLILKDMGVPVLIVKAQNELHGKVLQKIGADKVIYPERDMGLRVAHHLTSPNILDYIELSEDYSILEMRASEQMIGKNLMELNIRARFGCNVMAIRSGNSMNISPYAEDRIEAGDVLVIVGHKDHLTKMELAYPK
- a CDS encoding HAMP domain-containing sensor histidine kinase, with product MIKRLQQSKQTKKIQIHILNRMVISFVISIVASVIINNILITIVAKISEGLEWSWILNYFPYILTPIFIFIFTLTFLGSTRKIVRDIISLEQGLQVISEGNLNYRVPVVRQDELGRVASNINYMTEQLQIQMSKERELEKSKMDMITGISHDLRTPLTSIIGYIELLKSESFQDKAEYDRFIQNTHNKATHLKKLLDDLFEYTRLNAVNTQLDLKEVDLCQLLDQLLFEFEPLAQENGVHIEKTR
- a CDS encoding DedA family protein, whose amino-acid sequence is MISNTILELLHQYGYLIFYFAFSLGPFGIPIPNEITIISGAILSHTGVINSWITYFCILSGLLTAITLAYFAGKLFGIKIKHRFQHHKHFVKAELILNKSGQWAMCIGLFIPIVRYVLPLLIGMSGVQYPKFALISYSSALLWTITYFTAGIYFGGPILSTLQLLHF
- a CDS encoding DoxX family protein, yielding MLDLGLLLIRLVIGLSFMAHGAQKLFGWFGGYGIKGTGGWFESMGMKPGALVALLAGLAEFGGGLLLALGLLTPVGGILIALTMVIAIVKVHGANGYWSTQNGFEYNLAILVIGVALALTGGGQYALDALIF
- a CDS encoding phosphatase PAP2 family protein gives rise to the protein MVDYIYRNDQPYNCFPSIHVLTSYLILRGTRLFGRAIWAMTSTFSILIIVSTVLVKQHVIVDIAGGILVGELSYQLVGSTIHSFSSRVKSTRL
- a CDS encoding methyltransferase domain-containing protein, which translates into the protein MKTPEPFLFLQGFLRNPKRVGSVLPSSKFLARRIVQSVGWDEVRSIAELGPGTGAVTRLIKAHLPNSATVFLFERDPKMRSNLKRTYPEFMFHSNASYLLKRINQEHVQQLDSIICGLPFFNFSREMRQNILSQIHTALRPGGILVLYQYSLHMKKQLAELFEIEKIQFEPFSFPPAFVYVCRKRDESP
- a CDS encoding response regulator transcription factor yields the protein MSTILVVDDEPDIRDVIHVYLRNEGYQVIEASNGEEALNIINTTPVQLVILDVMMPIMDGIKACFKIREVSTTPIIMLSAKEEDIDKITGLTTGADDYMVKPFNPLELLARVKAQLRRQTLIGKPESSSLILIKDLVIDTSKHSVKLKENDISLTPLEFSILVLLASHPGQVFSSEKIYETVWKEPYGYSDNTVMVHIRNLREKLELTPREPQYIKTVWGVGYKID